The DNA sequence GCGGACTTGCCCAGGCTCTGGCGCGTCCACTGCGAGAAGCCGATGACCAGCAGCGCGAAGCTCCAGAACGTGGTCAAGTGCAGGCTGTTGAGCAGGCCGAACCACGAGTCCTGCGGCGTGAGCTTGAAGAGCAGGGTGTTGAGCGAGGTCACGTCCAGCGAGGTGACGGCCGCCTGCTTCCCGCTTATCGCGTACATCACCGCGAAAGCCAGGTTGCCGAGCACGGAGGGCATGTAGGCCCAGCAGGTGAAGTTGAACCAGTTGCCGTAGCCCTGTACCTCGTATCCGCCGATCTTGCTCACCAGGAACAGGTACAGCGCCTGCACCAGGTAGATCAGCACCACGAAGATGGTGAGGAAGATGCAGGTCTGCATAAGGATGCCCTTGCGGGTCAGTCCGTTGCGGATCTGCTCCATCTGGTCGGCGCTGTAGTTGCGGCCGGCGATGTAATCCATGGTCTGCTGCTGGATCACGCCCCAGTCGGCGGTGCCGTAATACCAGGCGAAGACCAGCAGCGCGCTGCCGATGCAGAGCAGCAGGGGGTACCAGAGCCAGCTGGTGTGGGGCCGCACGTCGTCGAAGGTCTTGCGCGGCTCGAGGAAGATGTTGATGAGGCTGCCGAAAGCGGTCGGGCTGCTGTCGTTCATGATGACTCCCCGTATCTGTCTTGTTGGAAGGCCGCGCCTGGATCGGACTCCGATTCCCAATCAGACAATGCCGGGCGCGGCAGGTTCGGTGCGGAGGCGACGAACTGCATCAATCATAAGCAGGAGGTCACCTACGGGATAGTGATGATTGTCACCACGGGGCGGTGACAAAAAAGCCCATGCCCCGGCCTATCCGGCCGGGGGCATGGGCTGCTTAGCTTAGTTCAGCTAAAGGGGCTGGGTTAAGCGGGTGCTTACCAGCGGCCGCGGCCACCGCCGCCGCCACCACCGCCGCCACCGCCGCCACCACCGGGCTGACGCGGCTGCGCTTCGTTCACGCGCAGCGGGCGGCCGCCCATGTCCTTGCCATTCAGCTCGCGGATCGCGGCCTGGGCAGAGGACTGATCCATCTCGACGAAGCCGAAGCCGCGCGGGCGGCCGGTCTCACGATCGGAGATCAGCTTGACCGAATGCACGGCGCCGAACTGTTCGAACTTCTGGCGGATTTCATCTTCGTTAGCGGAGAAAGGCAGATTACCGACATAAATG is a window from the Gammaproteobacteria bacterium genome containing:
- a CDS encoding Yip1 family protein — encoded protein: MNDSSPTAFGSLINIFLEPRKTFDDVRPHTSWLWYPLLLCIGSALLVFAWYYGTADWGVIQQQTMDYIAGRNYSADQMEQIRNGLTRKGILMQTCIFLTIFVVLIYLVQALYLFLVSKIGGYEVQGYGNWFNFTCWAYMPSVLGNLAFAVMYAISGKQAAVTSLDVTSLNTLLFKLTPQDSWFGLLNSLHLTTFWSFALLVIGFSQWTRQSLGKSAALALAPHILIYGIWILVKLI
- a CDS encoding RNA-binding protein, with amino-acid sequence MTSIYVGNLPFSANEDEIRQKFEQFGAVHSVKLISDRETGRPRGFGFVEMDQSSAQAAIRELNGKDMGGRPLRVNEAQPRQPGGGGGGGGGGGGGGRGRW